A window from Chitinophaga filiformis encodes these proteins:
- a CDS encoding ABC transporter permease, whose protein sequence is MTGMYITIALRHLAKRKLFSFINIAGLAIGITFSLLIAVYIWEEKQVNSNLKDLPQQYYLQSASREENMYMPLVTPAPLAKALKDDYPSLVANYYRTFPCSANASYKDRHFRMSLQPGDTTAIIAFGLPLIQGDPVHPFRDNNSIVITAETAMKFFGRTDVLDEVLTIDTRKDGKKNYAITGVLKRETRLNTVTTINGFKTDIFLPMQNVAYFLAPDVDKDWNSVSMASYITLQPGVKPEQLAAPIKKLMAMHCNQQLKDNLSIQLVGMDTFYLDTNNGLVRKMCYILAVIAFFVLLMAVINYVNISIGTSVYRLKEIGLRKVFGGRRQQLITQFLAESLVLTFIAAFLSIVFFELLRPLFGQVLNKTLPHVWSFSGTMVLFYLLLVALVGIIAGVYPAFVLTASHLLKILKGKVSVGKGELLFRKGSLIIQFSLAVLVFVCTLYISRQVDYFFKKELGYNKEQVLVISSVPRQWDTAGLKRVAQVRDEIMRNAAVKSATISYEVPDGMNGGGLPIIPSGGSSDAPVNVGTLVTDGNYAATFGLRMLAGSFFTDQDNPQDVVLNEAAVKALHLKTGIGEEIVAAGPQGGTFTVKGIVKDFHFTSMQQKIAPMIFFSQNTGALYRFLSIKLQTTDVRKTIAGVESVWKARFPDAPFEYFFMDDKFQSMYDTETRLKQAANVATALNFVIILLGAAGVVAFSLNRRTKEIGVRKVLGADTRNIIYLFLKEYTSVILIANLIAWPVAYVVADRWLDDYAYRTSMSVVPFIIAGIITFSLTYILIALQCFRTASANPTGLLRSE, encoded by the coding sequence ATGACAGGCATGTACATCACTATAGCATTGAGGCACCTGGCCAAGCGAAAGCTGTTTTCTTTCATCAATATTGCCGGTCTGGCCATTGGTATTACCTTCTCTTTGCTGATAGCTGTATACATCTGGGAAGAGAAGCAGGTGAACAGTAACCTGAAAGATCTGCCCCAACAATATTATCTGCAATCCGCCTCGAGGGAAGAGAATATGTACATGCCCCTGGTTACGCCCGCGCCACTGGCCAAAGCGCTAAAGGATGATTACCCGTCCCTCGTGGCCAATTACTACAGGACTTTCCCCTGTAGCGCAAATGCTTCCTATAAAGACCGCCATTTCCGTATGTCGCTGCAGCCGGGCGATACGACAGCGATAATCGCTTTTGGACTGCCTCTCATACAGGGTGATCCTGTGCATCCCTTCCGGGATAACAATTCCATTGTGATCACGGCCGAAACGGCAATGAAATTTTTCGGCAGAACGGATGTACTGGATGAAGTACTGACTATTGATACCCGTAAAGATGGCAAAAAGAACTATGCTATTACCGGCGTGCTGAAAAGGGAAACACGTCTCAATACCGTAACCACCATCAATGGTTTTAAGACAGACATTTTCCTGCCAATGCAGAATGTGGCCTACTTCCTTGCTCCCGACGTTGACAAAGACTGGAACAGTGTGAGTATGGCTTCTTACATAACACTGCAACCAGGTGTAAAACCCGAACAACTGGCTGCTCCTATCAAAAAGCTGATGGCCATGCATTGCAATCAGCAACTGAAAGATAACCTGAGTATTCAACTGGTAGGAATGGACACCTTCTACCTGGATACGAATAACGGACTGGTAAGAAAGATGTGCTACATCCTGGCTGTAATTGCATTTTTCGTCCTGCTGATGGCTGTGATCAATTATGTGAATATCAGTATAGGTACCTCTGTATACAGGTTGAAAGAGATCGGTTTGCGGAAAGTGTTTGGTGGCAGACGCCAGCAGCTGATAACTCAATTTCTCGCAGAATCACTTGTACTTACTTTTATAGCGGCCTTTCTTTCCATTGTGTTCTTTGAACTGTTGCGCCCACTGTTCGGACAGGTGCTGAATAAAACCCTACCTCATGTATGGTCCTTTTCGGGAACGATGGTTTTATTTTACCTGTTGCTGGTAGCACTTGTAGGAATAATTGCCGGTGTCTATCCTGCTTTCGTACTCACAGCCAGTCATCTGTTGAAAATTCTGAAAGGGAAAGTCTCTGTAGGCAAAGGCGAATTATTGTTTAGAAAAGGCTCACTTATCATACAGTTTTCCCTGGCTGTGCTGGTGTTCGTATGCACATTGTACATCTCCAGGCAGGTTGATTATTTCTTCAAAAAAGAACTGGGATATAACAAGGAACAGGTATTGGTCATCTCTTCCGTACCGAGGCAGTGGGATACCGCAGGTTTAAAACGTGTAGCGCAGGTAAGGGATGAAATAATGAGAAATGCCGCAGTGAAGAGCGCTACCATTTCCTATGAAGTACCGGATGGGATGAATGGAGGAGGTTTACCCATTATACCTTCCGGCGGAAGCAGCGATGCTCCGGTGAATGTGGGAACCCTGGTTACTGATGGGAATTATGCAGCCACCTTCGGACTCAGGATGCTGGCTGGTTCTTTCTTTACGGACCAGGACAATCCTCAGGATGTGGTGCTCAATGAAGCTGCTGTGAAGGCTTTACATCTGAAAACAGGCATAGGAGAGGAGATAGTAGCTGCGGGTCCCCAGGGTGGTACCTTCACGGTAAAGGGCATTGTGAAGGATTTTCACTTCACAAGTATGCAGCAGAAAATTGCGCCTATGATATTCTTTTCCCAGAATACAGGGGCACTCTATCGCTTCCTCAGCATCAAACTGCAGACTACTGATGTCAGGAAAACCATAGCCGGTGTCGAATCTGTGTGGAAGGCCCGCTTTCCGGACGCCCCGTTTGAGTATTTCTTTATGGATGATAAGTTTCAATCAATGTATGACACTGAAACCCGTCTGAAACAGGCGGCCAATGTGGCAACTGCACTGAACTTTGTCATTATCCTGCTGGGAGCTGCCGGCGTGGTGGCATTCAGCCTTAACCGCCGCACCAAAGAGATTGGTGTAAGAAAAGTGTTAGGGGCCGATACCCGCAATATTATTTACCTCTTTCTGAAAGAATATACATCAGTTATATTGATCGCCAATCTCATTGCCTGGCCGGTAGCCTATGTGGTAGCCGATCGCTGGCTGGATGATTATGCTTATCGCACCAGTATGAGTGTAGTGCCATTTATAATTGCAGGTATCATTACCTTCAGTTTAACCTATATTCTGATTGCTTTACAATGCTTCCGAACCGCCAGTGCAAACCCTACCGGGCTGTTGAGAAGTGAATAA
- a CDS encoding ABC transporter ATP-binding protein encodes MIRTVNLQKIFTTEEIETSALNGINMEVKDGEFVAIMGPSGCGKSTLLNILGLLDNPSGGEYHFWDHEVAKMSERQRAQLRKGSIGFVFQSFNLIDELTVFENVELPLLYLKVPASERKEKVEKVLERMNIMHRRNHFPQQLSGGQQQRVAIARAVVANPKMILADEPTGNLDSTNGEEVMKLLQELNEAGTTMIMVTHSPYDAGFAHRVINLFDGRVVTENIKEQFHV; translated from the coding sequence ATGATACGTACAGTCAATCTGCAAAAGATTTTTACAACAGAAGAAATAGAAACTTCTGCCCTGAATGGGATCAATATGGAAGTGAAAGATGGAGAATTTGTTGCCATTATGGGCCCCTCAGGTTGCGGGAAATCTACTTTACTGAACATCCTCGGACTGCTGGACAATCCCAGTGGCGGAGAATACCATTTCTGGGACCACGAAGTAGCCAAAATGAGTGAGCGGCAGCGTGCACAACTCAGAAAAGGGTCTATTGGTTTCGTATTCCAGAGTTTTAACCTGATCGACGAGCTGACCGTATTCGAAAATGTGGAACTACCCCTGCTGTACCTGAAAGTGCCTGCCAGTGAAAGAAAGGAGAAAGTGGAGAAGGTACTGGAACGTATGAACATTATGCACCGCCGTAATCACTTCCCGCAACAGTTGTCCGGTGGTCAGCAGCAACGTGTGGCCATTGCCCGTGCCGTGGTAGCAAACCCTAAAATGATCCTGGCGGATGAGCCTACAGGTAACCTGGATTCTACCAATGGTGAAGAAGTAATGAAACTATTGCAGGAGCTGAATGAAGCAGGCACCACCATGATCATGGTAACACACAGCCCTTATGATGCAGGTTTCGCTCATCGCGTGATCAACCTGTTCGATGGCCGCGTCGTAACTGAGAACATCAAGGAGCAATTTCATGTCTGA
- a CDS encoding ABC transporter permease: MLNNYLRIGWRNLRRYKMYSSINIGGLAIGLAVGILILVWVQDELSYDRFHEKGESLYKLSVSFSSGTDVQTWSGMPGPIAVHAVKDIPGVQAATRMRDNWGNIGKFTYNNNDFFDVNLAYVEPSFFTIFTFPLLKGNVQHPFPDNNSVIVTRSAALKYFGTADVMGKVIQGDGKNYAVSGVVEDFPEQSSIKYDFLMPFSILQASFGGNGLWKTVDEDWGNFYYNTYLQLAPNASPSKVAAAIAKLRPDGNQEPGIKYNVQPLHDIHLYNADLSEGGIKVVRIFLIIAIVILLIACVNYVNLSTARAMQRAAEVGVRKIVGASRRQLFIQFVWESVLVFMLALVLAIAIVVVMIPFYNNLTEKHLSFGLQNLQMVFAIGLSMLVTLIVAGIYPAVILSSFNPLKTLKGGLNLSGSNISFRRALVVIQFVIATVLIVSTLVVGQQLRYIKSKALGYDKENIFFFYSGQMYNHLEAAVQELATSPGIATASTSNQKMTSIDNSTGDTYWEGKEKDETLIAHAFSADKNFLEMMKFKFVRGGNFSNSRADSAHFIINETAAKMMRMEDPIGKKFRLWSMEGTIIGVVKDFHYASLHEKIGPLVIHYRPSSDIVYVKTKPGEIDKAVASAERLYKRYNTGFPFRYDFIDDNLNKLYKLDKRTGKLFNYFAGIAIFISCLGLFGLATFATGQRVKEIGVRKVLGASVTNIVTLLTSDFLKIVIVSIVLSVPIAWYIMNRWLEDYAYRITINWGVFILAGGLAVIVAILTVSFQAIKAALANPVRSLKTE; the protein is encoded by the coding sequence ATGCTTAACAACTATCTGCGGATTGGCTGGCGTAACCTGCGCCGCTATAAGATGTACAGTAGTATTAATATAGGCGGCCTCGCTATTGGCCTCGCAGTCGGTATCCTGATACTGGTATGGGTGCAGGACGAGTTAAGTTATGACAGGTTTCACGAGAAGGGAGAAAGCCTGTATAAACTGAGTGTGAGCTTTAGTTCGGGTACCGACGTGCAAACCTGGAGCGGTATGCCGGGGCCCATAGCAGTACATGCCGTGAAGGATATTCCTGGTGTGCAGGCAGCAACGCGCATGAGAGATAACTGGGGCAACATCGGGAAGTTTACATACAATAACAATGACTTTTTCGATGTTAATCTGGCTTATGTCGAGCCTTCCTTTTTTACCATATTTACATTCCCCCTCCTGAAAGGGAACGTACAGCATCCATTTCCTGACAACAACTCCGTGATTGTGACACGGAGCGCTGCCCTGAAATATTTTGGTACTGCTGATGTAATGGGCAAGGTGATACAGGGAGATGGAAAAAATTATGCGGTCAGCGGTGTCGTGGAGGATTTCCCGGAACAATCAAGTATCAAATATGATTTTCTGATGCCCTTTAGTATACTCCAGGCCAGCTTTGGAGGAAACGGGCTTTGGAAGACCGTGGATGAAGATTGGGGTAATTTTTATTACAATACCTATCTGCAGCTGGCGCCAAATGCGTCACCGTCAAAGGTAGCAGCTGCAATAGCCAAATTACGTCCTGATGGGAACCAGGAGCCAGGCATCAAGTATAACGTACAGCCATTGCATGACATACATCTGTATAACGCTGACCTGAGTGAGGGTGGTATTAAAGTGGTACGGATATTCCTGATCATTGCAATTGTGATACTCCTGATAGCTTGTGTGAACTATGTGAATCTTTCCACTGCAAGAGCCATGCAAAGGGCTGCTGAAGTAGGCGTCCGTAAAATAGTAGGTGCCAGCAGAAGGCAGCTGTTCATCCAGTTTGTATGGGAATCGGTGCTGGTATTTATGCTGGCATTGGTGCTTGCTATAGCGATTGTCGTGGTAATGATCCCCTTCTATAACAATCTTACTGAGAAACACCTTTCTTTCGGCCTGCAGAACCTGCAAATGGTGTTTGCAATAGGCTTGTCCATGCTGGTGACCCTAATAGTAGCCGGTATTTACCCCGCAGTCATATTGTCTTCTTTTAACCCCTTGAAAACATTAAAAGGAGGACTGAACCTTTCAGGCAGCAACATTTCGTTTCGTCGCGCTTTGGTAGTGATACAGTTTGTCATTGCTACGGTACTGATCGTCAGTACGCTGGTAGTAGGACAACAGCTTCGGTACATAAAATCAAAGGCACTGGGGTACGATAAGGAGAATATCTTTTTCTTCTACTCCGGCCAGATGTATAATCACCTGGAAGCTGCCGTACAGGAGTTGGCAACCTCACCAGGGATAGCAACCGCATCAACCAGCAACCAGAAGATGACCAGCATCGATAATAGTACAGGAGATACCTACTGGGAAGGTAAAGAAAAGGATGAAACGCTGATTGCACACGCATTCTCCGCGGACAAGAACTTTTTGGAAATGATGAAGTTCAAGTTTGTCAGAGGCGGCAACTTTAGCAATTCAAGGGCTGACTCCGCACATTTCATCATTAATGAAACGGCAGCAAAAATGATGAGAATGGAAGACCCTATAGGAAAGAAATTCAGGCTCTGGAGCATGGAGGGTACCATCATTGGCGTCGTAAAAGATTTTCATTACGCCTCTCTCCATGAAAAGATCGGTCCACTGGTGATTCATTACCGTCCCAGCAGCGATATCGTGTATGTGAAAACAAAGCCTGGTGAAATAGACAAGGCTGTGGCATCGGCAGAGCGACTCTACAAACGCTATAATACGGGCTTTCCGTTCAGATATGATTTCATCGATGATAACCTGAATAAACTGTATAAACTGGACAAACGCACGGGTAAACTATTTAACTATTTCGCCGGTATAGCCATCTTCATCAGTTGTCTCGGACTGTTTGGCCTGGCTACATTTGCCACAGGACAAAGAGTGAAGGAAATAGGGGTAAGAAAAGTGCTGGGCGCCTCAGTGACCAATATTGTTACATTACTGACCAGCGATTTCCTGAAGATCGTAATAGTATCGATAGTGCTGTCTGTTCCCATTGCCTGGTATATTATGAACAGGTGGCTGGAAGACTATGCTTATCGTATCACCATCAACTGGGGGGTCTTTATACTGGCTGGTGGCCTGGCTGTAATAGTCGCGATACTGACAGTGAGTTTCCAGGCCATTAAGGCTGCATTGGCAAACCCCGTACGCTCTTTAAAAACTGAATAG
- a CDS encoding ABC transporter permease: MIKNYLKIAWRNIRKQKFYSFINILGLTIGMTCCFLIFMYVRFELSYDSFHKNKDRIYRVVTDVKTPTELIEAEITSAPMGPNIKADFPEVVSAVRLNLSNTLVTIGTNKYDEDKLAMADSTLFEVFSFPLTRGTAKQALTEPFTAVLSESKAKKYFGSADPLGKTFQIDGGKATIRVTGVMKDVPENSHLPFDMVLSLATAEKMGQNLTESWGNFGMMTYLLLAPGTDASKLEKKLPGFMERHVGSTMKKNNMYYTLHLEHLKDVYMNSKRNAPVKGSITNVYIFSIVAIFILLIAVINFVNLATARATERAREVGVRKSIGAYESQLTFQFLCETLLLSLFAFILSVALSQLLLPGFNLLAGKEIAYNIFSTGAIVWFLLISIGVGLLAGIYPAIVLSSYKPVVVLKGAFSSSNKGLLLRRGLVVFQFVITIVLIAGVMIVYYQLLYLQGRDLGFKKEQQLVVEFGGMPNMKEKWFDIRQQVLNIPGVEGATFSSAIPGRFQNSAYSHIEMKNGEMQASNINLYFVDYDFIKQYGIKLLAGRAFSPQMATDSTQAMLVNEAVASSLGYSKPEEIIGKKFDQWGRKGTIIGVIKNFNYRSLKEAVSPLTMRIEPEAFAPLTMTVDPKNVKKVIAGVEAIYNRYIPEGRFNYFFVDDDFDRQYRGDFRFGQLVLTFAILAIFLATLGLLGLISYIVIQRTKEIGIRKVLGASVNNILLLLSTDFIKLIAIALLVATPLAWYLMYRWLQDFAYRIDVPWWVFLAAGCVAVFIALVTVSIQTMKAAMTNPVKSLRTE; encoded by the coding sequence ATGATCAAGAATTATCTGAAGATAGCCTGGAGAAATATCAGAAAGCAGAAATTCTATTCCTTTATCAATATACTGGGCCTGACAATAGGCATGACCTGCTGTTTCCTGATATTTATGTATGTGCGTTTTGAGTTGAGCTATGATTCATTCCACAAGAATAAAGACAGGATCTATAGGGTCGTGACTGATGTGAAGACGCCAACCGAACTGATAGAAGCAGAGATCACGTCGGCTCCTATGGGCCCCAATATTAAGGCTGATTTCCCGGAAGTCGTGTCTGCTGTCAGGCTCAATTTGTCAAATACCCTTGTCACCATCGGTACTAACAAGTATGATGAGGATAAACTGGCAATGGCTGATTCTACTTTATTTGAAGTATTCTCCTTCCCGCTAACGAGAGGGACGGCAAAACAGGCATTGACAGAACCTTTCACCGCTGTGTTGAGTGAAAGTAAAGCAAAGAAATATTTCGGTTCGGCAGATCCTTTAGGGAAGACTTTTCAGATAGACGGCGGAAAAGCTACAATCCGGGTAACAGGCGTGATGAAGGATGTCCCTGAAAATTCCCATCTGCCTTTTGATATGGTCCTCTCCCTGGCGACAGCCGAAAAGATGGGGCAGAACCTCACCGAATCATGGGGCAATTTTGGTATGATGACATACCTGCTGCTGGCGCCGGGTACTGATGCTTCCAAACTGGAGAAGAAACTGCCTGGCTTTATGGAAAGGCATGTAGGAAGCACGATGAAGAAGAATAACATGTATTACACCTTACACCTGGAACATCTGAAAGATGTATACATGAACTCCAAGCGGAATGCACCTGTAAAGGGAAGCATTACCAATGTATACATATTCTCCATCGTGGCTATTTTCATCCTCCTGATAGCAGTTATCAACTTTGTGAACCTGGCTACAGCCAGGGCAACAGAGCGGGCGAGAGAAGTAGGCGTGCGGAAGTCGATTGGGGCTTATGAGTCGCAACTCACATTTCAGTTCCTGTGCGAAACGCTCTTACTCAGTTTATTCGCTTTTATATTGTCAGTAGCCTTAAGCCAGTTGCTGCTACCAGGATTTAACCTGTTGGCCGGAAAAGAAATAGCATACAATATATTCAGTACAGGCGCTATCGTATGGTTCCTGCTCATATCTATAGGCGTTGGGTTACTGGCAGGTATTTATCCTGCAATCGTCTTGTCCTCCTACAAACCCGTGGTTGTGTTGAAAGGTGCTTTCAGCAGCAGTAACAAAGGCTTGTTACTGAGAAGGGGATTGGTGGTGTTCCAGTTTGTTATCACCATCGTGCTGATAGCAGGTGTAATGATCGTTTATTACCAGTTATTATACCTGCAGGGCCGTGACCTCGGGTTTAAAAAGGAGCAGCAGCTGGTAGTGGAGTTTGGTGGTATGCCCAATATGAAAGAGAAATGGTTTGACATCAGGCAGCAGGTATTGAATATACCAGGTGTTGAGGGCGCCACCTTCTCGTCTGCTATACCGGGCCGGTTCCAGAACTCTGCATATAGTCATATCGAGATGAAGAATGGAGAAATGCAGGCGAGCAATATTAACCTGTACTTTGTAGACTACGACTTCATTAAGCAATATGGCATTAAATTGTTGGCAGGACGAGCATTTTCGCCCCAAATGGCTACTGACAGCACACAGGCAATGCTGGTAAATGAAGCGGTTGCATCCTCCCTGGGTTATAGCAAGCCGGAAGAGATCATCGGAAAGAAGTTTGACCAGTGGGGAAGAAAAGGGACCATTATCGGGGTGATTAAGAATTTTAATTACCGTTCACTGAAAGAGGCGGTATCTCCGCTGACAATGCGTATCGAACCCGAAGCGTTCGCCCCGCTGACAATGACTGTTGATCCGAAAAATGTCAAAAAGGTGATTGCCGGTGTAGAAGCTATATACAACAGGTATATACCGGAAGGAAGGTTTAACTACTTCTTTGTAGATGATGATTTCGATCGCCAATACAGGGGCGACTTCCGTTTCGGCCAGCTGGTACTGACCTTCGCTATCCTGGCTATTTTCCTGGCCACATTAGGATTGCTGGGACTGATCTCCTACATCGTGATCCAGCGTACGAAAGAGATTGGTATCCGGAAAGTATTAGGAGCTTCCGTTAATAATATTCTTCTGTTGCTGTCTACAGATTTCATTAAACTGATAGCCATTGCCCTGCTGGTAGCCACGCCATTGGCCTGGTACCTGATGTACCGGTGGCTGCAGGATTTTGCATATCGTATCGATGTGCCATGGTGGGTATTCCTGGCAGCTGGTTGTGTGGCGGTATTCATTGCGCTGGTTACGGTCAGCATCCAGACCATGAAGGCAGCAATGACAAACCCGGTGAAGTCATTGAGAACCGAGTAA
- a CDS encoding ABC transporter ATP-binding protein — MIQLRHISKYYPVGFGKNEILKDIDLRIFEGEFVSIMGPSGSGKSTLLHILGLLEEPSQGEYLFDGEPVHKMNEKKRTQLHRGAIGFVFQAYHLIDELTVYENIETPLLYKNMPAAERKSRVADILDRFNIVAKKDLFPNQLSGGQQQLVGIARALVGEPKVILADEPTGNLHSDQAKEIMELFKQLNEKDKITIVQVTHSELNATYGHRIIQIRDGKIA, encoded by the coding sequence ATGATACAGTTAAGACATATCTCCAAGTATTATCCCGTAGGATTTGGTAAGAATGAAATATTAAAAGATATTGATCTCAGGATCTTTGAAGGAGAGTTTGTATCCATTATGGGCCCTTCGGGTTCAGGTAAATCCACCCTCTTACATATTTTGGGATTGCTGGAAGAACCTTCTCAGGGAGAGTACCTGTTTGACGGGGAGCCGGTACATAAAATGAATGAAAAGAAACGTACACAGTTGCACCGGGGCGCAATAGGATTTGTTTTCCAGGCTTACCACCTGATAGACGAGCTGACGGTGTATGAAAATATCGAGACGCCTTTATTGTATAAGAACATGCCGGCAGCTGAACGGAAAAGTCGTGTAGCCGACATCCTGGACCGCTTCAATATTGTGGCCAAGAAAGACCTGTTTCCCAACCAGTTATCAGGCGGACAGCAACAGTTGGTGGGCATCGCCCGCGCATTGGTAGGCGAACCGAAGGTGATACTGGCAGACGAGCCGACAGGCAATCTCCATTCAGACCAGGCAAAGGAGATCATGGAACTGTTCAAGCAGTTGAATGAAAAGGATAAGATTACGATAGTGCAGGTAACACACTCCGAACTTAATGCAACTTATGGTCACAGGATCATACAGATCCGTGACGGGAAAATCGCATAA